Proteins encoded by one window of Microbacterium testaceum:
- a CDS encoding ABC transporter substrate-binding protein translates to MRTISRAHRTVAVAAVAAAVPVILAGCSSAGGTAATGGDSITYWLWDSNQQPAYQQCAEDFEKSSGISVKIEQFGWSDYWQGLTTGFASGTAPDVFADHLSYYPEFVSQGQLLDISDRVEKDGLDLGIYQEGLADLWTTPEGGRYGLPKDFDTVATFYNEKMVTDAGYTADQLSTLAWNTTDGGSFEKLVAHLTIDQNGVRGDEAGFDKSKVAVYGLALSGNGLNASGQQTWSPYALSNDWYYGNKTPWTSSWNYGDMKFSDTLAWYKGLIEKGFMPSVDIALSEQDPLNGYLAGRYALVTDGSWMNGSYLGQNKIATKVAPTPVGPSGQRASLFNGLSDGIWAGSKNQDAAWQWVKYLGSADCQDVIGKAAVVFPAVKTSTAKAEAAFAAKGWDVTGFTEQVTDGTTKLLPIADHWSDVNDTMKAAIESYLKGVSDVSALKTANDQVNALFK, encoded by the coding sequence ATGCGCACCATCTCACGCGCGCACCGCACCGTCGCGGTCGCCGCCGTCGCCGCGGCTGTTCCCGTCATCCTCGCCGGGTGCTCTTCCGCGGGCGGTACCGCGGCCACCGGCGGTGACTCGATCACCTACTGGCTGTGGGACAGCAATCAGCAGCCCGCTTACCAGCAGTGTGCGGAAGACTTTGAGAAGTCGTCGGGCATCTCCGTCAAGATCGAGCAATTCGGCTGGTCGGACTACTGGCAGGGTCTGACGACGGGCTTCGCCTCGGGCACCGCCCCGGACGTCTTCGCCGACCACCTGTCGTACTACCCCGAATTCGTCTCTCAGGGGCAGTTGCTCGACATCTCCGATCGCGTCGAGAAGGACGGTCTCGACCTCGGCATCTATCAGGAAGGCCTCGCCGACCTCTGGACCACGCCGGAGGGCGGTCGCTACGGCCTTCCGAAGGACTTCGACACCGTCGCGACGTTCTACAACGAGAAGATGGTGACGGATGCCGGTTACACGGCCGACCAGCTCTCCACACTCGCGTGGAACACCACCGACGGCGGCTCGTTCGAGAAGCTCGTCGCCCACCTCACGATCGACCAGAACGGCGTTCGAGGAGACGAGGCCGGTTTCGACAAGTCGAAGGTCGCCGTCTACGGACTCGCGCTCAGCGGTAACGGGCTGAATGCCAGCGGTCAGCAGACCTGGTCTCCCTATGCCCTCAGCAACGATTGGTACTACGGCAACAAGACGCCCTGGACGAGCTCCTGGAACTATGGCGACATGAAGTTCAGCGACACCCTCGCCTGGTACAAGGGGCTGATCGAGAAGGGCTTCATGCCCAGCGTCGACATCGCTCTGTCGGAGCAGGACCCGCTGAACGGCTACCTCGCCGGTCGCTACGCGCTCGTCACCGACGGCAGCTGGATGAACGGCTCATACCTCGGTCAGAACAAGATCGCCACGAAGGTCGCCCCCACCCCGGTCGGCCCGAGCGGTCAGCGCGCCAGCCTCTTCAACGGTCTCTCCGACGGCATCTGGGCCGGGAGCAAGAACCAGGATGCCGCGTGGCAGTGGGTGAAGTACCTCGGCTCGGCGGACTGCCAGGATGTCATCGGCAAGGCCGCCGTCGTCTTCCCCGCCGTCAAGACCTCGACCGCCAAGGCCGAGGCTGCCTTCGCGGCCAAGGGCTGGGATGTCACGGGATTCACCGAGCAGGTGACCGATGGCACCACCAAACTGCTCCCCATCGCCGACCACTGGTCGGACGTGAACGACACGATGAAGGCCGCGATCGAGTCCTACCTCAAGGGCGTGTCCGACGTGAGCGCGCTGAAGACCGCGAACGACCAGGTCAACGCCCTCTTCAAGTGA
- a CDS encoding carbohydrate ABC transporter permease: protein MTSVATPPRVTRSEPAPVGSRREVPRRRRIGLGRLLAWAALVVLLVVTLFPFYWMLRTALSTNTALYTNAGSLLPVEFSWGGFARVLGLSSPEQAAAEGGTTGSIDFWLYLRNTVIVATVITFGQVLFSSMAAYAFARLEWKGRDAVFFLFLTALMIPPIFVQLPNFILIRDLGLLNTLAGIILPFFFMTPFAIFFMRQFFLGISREVEESAKIDGAGHLRIFFRIVLPMSSTPVFTLALLTYITAWGEYFWPLLVGRADDSRVLTVALGIFRSQTPQTGPDWAGLMAGTLIAALPIFLLFILFGRKLVDNLGYSGIK from the coding sequence ATGACCTCCGTCGCAACACCTCCCCGCGTCACCCGGTCCGAGCCCGCGCCCGTCGGCTCACGCCGTGAAGTTCCCCGTCGCCGCCGCATCGGACTCGGGCGCCTCCTCGCCTGGGCCGCTCTCGTGGTGCTGCTGGTGGTGACGCTGTTCCCGTTCTATTGGATGCTGCGCACCGCGCTGTCGACCAACACCGCGTTGTACACGAACGCCGGCAGCCTTCTGCCGGTGGAGTTCAGCTGGGGCGGCTTCGCACGCGTCCTGGGTCTGTCGTCACCGGAGCAGGCGGCGGCAGAGGGGGGGACCACGGGGTCGATCGACTTCTGGCTGTACCTGCGCAACACCGTCATCGTCGCCACGGTGATCACGTTCGGCCAGGTGCTGTTCTCGTCGATGGCGGCCTACGCTTTCGCGCGGCTGGAGTGGAAGGGGCGCGACGCCGTCTTCTTTCTCTTCCTGACGGCGTTGATGATCCCGCCGATCTTCGTGCAACTGCCGAACTTCATCCTCATCCGCGATCTCGGCCTGCTCAACACCCTCGCCGGCATCATCCTGCCGTTCTTCTTCATGACGCCGTTCGCGATCTTCTTCATGCGCCAGTTCTTCCTCGGCATCAGTCGCGAAGTGGAGGAGTCGGCCAAGATCGACGGTGCAGGACACCTGCGCATCTTCTTCCGGATCGTGCTGCCGATGTCATCCACTCCGGTTTTCACCCTCGCCCTGCTGACCTACATCACGGCATGGGGCGAGTACTTCTGGCCTCTCCTGGTGGGGCGCGCGGACGACTCGCGCGTACTCACCGTCGCGCTCGGCATCTTCCGCTCGCAGACTCCGCAGACGGGCCCAGACTGGGCCGGCCTCATGGCCGGGACGCTGATCGCGGCCCTGCCGATCTTCCTCCTGTTCATCCTCTTCGGCCGGAAGCTCGTCGACAACCTCGGCTACTCCGGCATCAAGTGA